Below is a genomic region from Pectobacterium polaris.
TGCCGCAGTCGCAGTCAGCACTTCATACAGTGCGATTCGCCCACCTTGCACGGCGGGTAATAATTTTTGCGTCACCACCGCCTGCAAACAGGTGGCTAACTGGCTGCGAACATAGGCTTTCTCTTCACCGGGAAAGACATCAATCAAACGGTCGACCGCCTGCGATGCACTACGTGTATGCAGCGTCGACAACACCAGATGACCGGTTTCCGCCGCCGTCAGCGCCAGCCGAATCGTCTCCGTATCGCGCAATTCTCCCAGCAGAATGACATCGGGATCCTCCCGCAATGCGGCTCGTAGCGCCTGTGCAAACGATGAACTGTGCGCACCAATCTCCCGCTGTTGAATCAGGCAGCGCCGGCTGGCATGGATAAACTCGATCGGGTCTTCCAGCGTAATCACATGGCGATCACTGCTGTCGTTTAACGCCCCAAGCATGGCCGCCAGCGTCGTGGATTTGCCGCTCCCCGTCGCCCCGGTAATCAGGATCAGTCCGTTCGGTTTCTCCAGCAGCGTCGATAGAACGGGTGGCGCCTGTAGCGCTTCCAATGAAGGCTGAGCGGACGGGATAATGCGCAGCGCCGCAGACAACCCTTCCCGCTGGCGAAACACATTCACCCGCAGGCGTTGCCCATCGGGCAGCATTAACGCGCCGTCCACCTGCCCAGCCTGCCG
It encodes:
- a CDS encoding type IV pilus twitching motility protein PilT; the encoded protein is MELDEWMARSVKHNASDLHLCSGHPPVLRVDGRLQPENTLPRLTPEQVAQWCDAWLEPAQREQLRQAGQVDGALMLPDGQRLRVNVFRQREGLSAALRIIPSAQPSLEALQAPPVLSTLLEKPNGLILITGATGSGKSTTLAAMLGALNDSSDRHVITLEDPIEFIHASRRCLIQQREIGAHSSSFAQALRAALREDPDVILLGELRDTETIRLALTAAETGHLVLSTLHTRSASQAVDRLIDVFPGEEKAYVRSQLATCLQAVVTQKLLPAVQGGRIALYEVLTATAAVSNLIREGKTHQLPGLIQTGAAAGMQTFEQSYQQRCRDGLISHSCDLAV